A stretch of the Actinoalloteichus fjordicus genome encodes the following:
- a CDS encoding sugar ABC transporter substrate-binding protein — protein sequence MGTGGRRRRLSTTALAVFLIAGCGTTADILGPVGDGGHVGVVLPMLTSPFWQSYNDYVPELAAEQDVDVLPTVNSAGDPAQQITDINNLLNQGVAGLVVAPLDSAAIVAGLNQAQRRGVPVVAVDVAPEDGEVVMVVRADNRAYGDQACRYLGEEIGAGKVVQIQGDLSSVNGRERSEAFHDCMARRHPDIEVFDIPANWDGETAAAQLDGLLTAEPDIAGVYLQAGGVYLAPALQTLRGRGMLHERGHADHIVIVSNDGIPQELDAIRRGEIDATLSQPADGYAGTALSYLKAAMAGETFAPGPTAHGSEIVELPNGLLEDQLPTPLVDIDNVEDPALWGNTVG from the coding sequence ATGGGCACGGGCGGACGGCGACGGCGACTCTCGACGACGGCACTGGCGGTGTTCCTGATCGCAGGCTGCGGGACCACCGCCGACATCCTCGGACCCGTCGGGGACGGCGGTCACGTCGGCGTGGTGCTCCCGATGCTCACCTCGCCGTTCTGGCAGTCCTACAACGACTACGTCCCGGAGCTGGCCGCCGAACAGGACGTCGACGTGCTGCCGACGGTGAACTCGGCGGGCGACCCGGCGCAGCAGATCACCGACATCAACAACCTGCTGAACCAGGGGGTGGCCGGTCTGGTGGTCGCCCCGTTGGACAGTGCGGCCATCGTCGCGGGGCTCAACCAGGCGCAGCGGCGCGGCGTCCCCGTCGTCGCCGTGGACGTCGCCCCGGAGGACGGCGAGGTCGTCATGGTGGTGCGCGCCGACAACCGCGCCTACGGCGACCAGGCCTGCCGCTATCTGGGGGAGGAGATCGGCGCCGGGAAGGTGGTCCAGATCCAGGGCGATCTGTCCTCGGTGAACGGTCGAGAGCGGTCCGAGGCCTTCCACGACTGCATGGCCCGGCGGCACCCCGACATCGAGGTGTTCGACATCCCGGCGAACTGGGACGGCGAGACGGCCGCCGCGCAGCTCGACGGCCTCCTCACCGCCGAACCCGACATCGCGGGCGTCTACCTCCAGGCGGGCGGGGTGTACCTGGCGCCCGCGCTCCAGACCCTGCGCGGCCGGGGAATGCTGCACGAACGCGGCCACGCCGACCACATCGTCATCGTCTCCAACGACGGCATCCCGCAGGAACTCGACGCGATCCGCCGAGGCGAGATCGACGCAACGCTCTCCCAGCCCGCCGACGGCTACGCAGGCACGGCCCTGTCCTACCTCAAGGCCGCGATGGCAGGCGAGACCTTCGCGCCGGGACCGACCGCGCACGGCAGCGAGATCGTCGAACTGCCCAACGGCCTACTGGAGGACCAACTGCCGACACCACTGGTCGACATCGACAACGTCGAAGATCCCGCGCTGTGGGGCAACACCGTGGGCTGA
- a CDS encoding SDR family oxidoreductase has product MSDSISMPTPLAPLPSDGTAGDRVAVVTGSESGIGRAVAIELARQGVHVGITFRTEDRAARAVAEQVRALGVRAAIRQVELTELPEAADVIDELAEDLGGLDILVNNAGITTDENFLDTSYETWRLTQRVDLDAVFLCSQRAARRMITAGRGGRIITITSVHEHLPRAGFAAYSAAKAGAGALCKVMALELGRYGITVNAVAPGEINTAMTRREDVDPRDLPRPGVPLGRPGGVSEVAALTAFLASPAASYVTGASMRVDGGVSLMGVEAGLGLPTDDWRP; this is encoded by the coding sequence ATGAGCGACTCCATCAGCATGCCCACCCCGCTCGCCCCGTTGCCCTCGGACGGTACGGCCGGGGACCGCGTCGCCGTGGTCACCGGCTCGGAGTCCGGCATCGGCCGGGCGGTCGCCATCGAATTGGCCCGGCAGGGCGTCCACGTGGGCATCACCTTCCGCACCGAGGACCGGGCCGCACGGGCCGTCGCCGAGCAGGTTCGCGCCCTGGGGGTGCGGGCCGCGATCCGGCAGGTGGAGCTGACCGAGCTGCCCGAGGCCGCCGACGTGATCGACGAACTGGCCGAGGATCTGGGCGGCCTCGACATCCTGGTGAACAACGCCGGGATCACCACCGACGAGAACTTCCTCGACACCTCCTACGAGACCTGGCGCCTGACGCAGCGCGTCGACCTGGACGCGGTGTTCCTCTGTTCCCAGCGGGCCGCCCGGCGGATGATCACCGCTGGCCGGGGCGGTCGGATCATCACGATCACCAGCGTGCACGAGCACCTGCCCCGCGCAGGCTTCGCGGCCTACTCGGCGGCCAAGGCGGGCGCGGGCGCACTGTGCAAGGTGATGGCTCTCGAACTCGGCCGCTACGGGATCACCGTCAACGCGGTCGCTCCCGGCGAGATCAACACCGCGATGACCCGGCGCGAGGACGTCGATCCCCGCGACCTGCCCCGGCCGGGCGTTCCGCTGGGCAGACCTGGTGGCGTCTCGGAGGTCGCGGCGCTGACGGCCTTCCTCGCCTCGCCTGCCGCGTCCTATGTCACCGGTGCCTCGATGCGGGTGGACGGGGGCGTGTCACTGATGGGCGTCGAGGCAGGGTTGGGGCTGCCCACCGACGACTGGCGGCCCTGA
- a CDS encoding FadR/GntR family transcriptional regulator: protein MDTVRDEFPGRFPDRSSTSVDSAGRAPARTAPAASASGAAAEAGRTSVTQRTIEQVKTMIAEGELVAGQQLPTERDFAALLGISRGSVREAIRALTILGILETRHGAGVYVTGLRPGDLLETFGVVAEISRGQTLVELLQVRRVLESAATATAAARITEAQLADVAEHLDRIGRGGSVEEIVAADRDFHQTIVHAAGNDLLTAMLDGLSSRTFRARVWRGHEDAAAVGRLWQEHERIYLALAARDPDAARAAAAAHVLEVENWLAANLTGR, encoded by the coding sequence ATGGACACCGTGCGAGACGAGTTCCCCGGCCGATTCCCGGATCGCTCGTCCACGAGCGTCGACTCCGCCGGGCGGGCTCCGGCTCGCACGGCGCCCGCAGCCTCGGCGAGCGGTGCGGCCGCCGAGGCGGGCCGGACGTCCGTCACCCAGCGGACGATCGAGCAGGTGAAGACGATGATCGCCGAGGGCGAGCTGGTCGCTGGCCAACAACTGCCGACCGAACGGGACTTCGCCGCGCTGCTGGGGATCTCCCGAGGCTCGGTGCGCGAGGCGATCCGCGCGCTGACGATCCTCGGCATCCTGGAGACCCGCCACGGCGCGGGCGTCTACGTGACGGGGCTGCGCCCGGGTGATCTGCTGGAGACCTTCGGCGTGGTCGCCGAGATCTCCCGAGGCCAGACGCTCGTCGAGCTGTTACAGGTGCGGCGGGTGCTCGAATCGGCGGCCACCGCGACCGCCGCCGCCCGCATCACCGAGGCGCAACTGGCCGACGTCGCCGAACACCTGGATCGCATCGGGCGCGGCGGCAGCGTGGAGGAGATCGTCGCCGCCGACCGCGACTTCCACCAGACGATCGTGCACGCGGCGGGCAATGATCTGCTGACCGCGATGCTCGACGGCCTGTCCTCCCGCACCTTCCGGGCCAGGGTGTGGCGGGGCCACGAGGACGCGGCGGCGGTCGGCAGGCTGTGGCAGGAGCACGAACGGATCTACCTCGCCCTGGCCGCCCGCGATCCCGATGCGGCCCGGGCTGCGGCGGCGGCCCACGTCTTGGAGGTGGAGAACTGGCTCGCCGCCAACCTCACCGGACGCTGA
- a CDS encoding glycoside hydrolase family 95 protein has translation MRRSFRSTPRGSIPTGPTTTRSRRAGWGVLGLSTLLIIGLASPAMTLDRPSSTEVADGMTLWYDEPAESWESESLPIGNGALGAAVFGGVAGERLQFNEKSLWTGGPGSVQGYDHGDWVEPRPGAIEEVQAELDAELRATPESVADRLGLPKRGFGAYQTFGDVLLDFPDAPAEPTDYRRELDLTEAVARVSYRDGEVRHEREYLASHPHGVIAGRLGADRPGSVSFILRTESPHAGHTVSVADGRLTLRGALPDNGLRYETQIQVLADGGSITSGGDSITVSGADTVTLLLAAGTDYADSYPDYRGVDPHGRVAETLDQAVTAGFSTVRADHVADHTALFDRVRLDIGQQPPTKTTDALLADYTGGASTDDRALEALFFAYGRYLLIASSRDGSLPANLQGVWNDSTAPPWSSDYHVNINLQMNYWPAMTTNLAETTGPYDEFVDALRAPGRRTAETMHGAAGWLVNNETNPFGFTGVHDWATSFWFPEAAGWLTQQLYDQYLFTRDEAYLRDVVYPVMREASEFWLDTLHTDPRDGSLVVSPSYSPEQGDFSAGAAMSQQIVTHLLTTTLAAAEQLGEDEEFRARLGAALAELDPGIRIGSWGQLQEWKEDWDDPGNDHRHVSHLFALHPGAAIEPGTPEAVAAEVSLTARGDGGTGWSKAWKINFWARLWDGDHAHTMLAEQLMHSTLPNLWDTHPPFQIDGNFGATAGVAEMLVQSHLDVVELLPALPSAWDTGSVAGLRARGDVTVDVEWAAGVPTRAELHTGRDGPLRIAVGRFAAGADAVAVTDSAGAAVEADRDGATLLIEATAGETYTVTG, from the coding sequence ATGAGACGGAGCTTCCGTTCGACGCCACGCGGTTCGATCCCGACCGGCCCGACCACAACCCGTTCCCGCCGCGCGGGCTGGGGCGTGCTGGGCCTGTCGACGCTGCTGATCATCGGCCTGGCGTCGCCCGCCATGACACTGGACCGTCCATCCTCGACGGAGGTCGCCGACGGAATGACCCTCTGGTATGACGAACCCGCCGAGTCCTGGGAGTCCGAGTCACTGCCCATCGGCAACGGAGCCCTCGGTGCCGCCGTCTTCGGCGGCGTGGCAGGCGAGCGCCTCCAGTTCAATGAGAAGAGCCTGTGGACCGGCGGGCCCGGCTCGGTCCAGGGCTACGACCACGGCGACTGGGTCGAGCCGCGTCCCGGCGCGATCGAGGAGGTTCAGGCGGAACTCGACGCCGAGCTGCGGGCCACGCCGGAGTCGGTCGCCGACCGCCTGGGCCTGCCCAAACGCGGCTTCGGTGCCTATCAGACCTTCGGCGATGTCCTGTTGGACTTCCCCGACGCACCGGCCGAACCCACCGACTATCGACGCGAACTCGACCTGACCGAGGCCGTCGCGCGGGTCTCCTATCGCGACGGCGAGGTCCGTCACGAGCGCGAATACCTCGCCAGCCACCCGCACGGCGTCATCGCGGGCCGACTGGGCGCGGACCGGCCGGGCTCGGTGTCGTTCATCCTGCGCACGGAGTCGCCGCACGCGGGCCACACCGTCTCCGTCGCCGACGGCCGACTGACCCTGCGGGGCGCCCTGCCCGACAACGGACTGCGCTACGAGACGCAGATCCAGGTGCTCGCCGACGGAGGCAGCATCACCTCCGGCGGCGACTCGATCACCGTCAGCGGCGCCGACACGGTGACCCTGCTGCTGGCGGCCGGCACCGACTACGCCGACTCCTACCCGGATTACCGGGGCGTCGACCCGCACGGCCGGGTCGCCGAGACGCTCGATCAGGCCGTGACGGCGGGATTCTCGACCGTGCGCGCCGACCACGTCGCCGACCACACCGCCCTGTTCGACCGCGTGCGGCTGGACATCGGCCAGCAGCCGCCGACGAAGACCACCGACGCCCTGCTCGCCGACTACACGGGCGGTGCGTCCACCGACGACCGGGCGTTGGAGGCGTTGTTCTTCGCCTACGGGCGCTACCTGCTCATCGCCTCCTCGCGGGACGGCTCGCTGCCCGCGAACCTTCAGGGCGTCTGGAACGACTCCACCGCGCCGCCGTGGAGTTCGGACTATCACGTCAACATCAACCTGCAGATGAACTACTGGCCCGCGATGACCACCAACCTGGCCGAGACCACCGGCCCCTACGACGAGTTCGTCGATGCCTTGCGCGCACCCGGCAGGCGCACCGCCGAGACGATGCACGGCGCGGCCGGGTGGCTGGTCAATAACGAGACCAACCCCTTCGGCTTCACCGGGGTCCATGACTGGGCGACGTCATTCTGGTTCCCGGAGGCCGCAGGCTGGCTGACCCAGCAGCTCTACGACCAGTACCTGTTCACCCGCGACGAGGCCTACCTGCGCGACGTCGTGTATCCGGTGATGCGGGAGGCGAGCGAGTTCTGGCTGGACACCCTGCACACCGACCCTCGGGACGGTTCGCTGGTGGTCTCGCCGAGCTACTCCCCCGAACAGGGCGACTTCTCCGCAGGCGCGGCGATGTCTCAGCAGATCGTGACGCACCTGCTCACCACCACCCTGGCCGCCGCGGAACAGCTCGGCGAGGACGAGGAGTTCCGCGCCAGGCTCGGTGCCGCGCTCGCCGAGCTGGACCCCGGCATCCGGATCGGGTCGTGGGGACAGCTTCAGGAGTGGAAGGAGGACTGGGACGACCCCGGCAACGACCACCGGCACGTCTCGCACCTGTTCGCCCTGCATCCCGGCGCGGCGATCGAGCCGGGCACACCGGAGGCGGTGGCCGCCGAGGTCTCGTTGACCGCACGCGGCGACGGCGGCACCGGCTGGAGCAAGGCCTGGAAGATTAACTTCTGGGCGCGGCTGTGGGACGGCGACCACGCCCACACGATGCTGGCCGAACAGCTCATGCACTCGACGCTGCCGAACCTCTGGGACACCCACCCGCCGTTCCAGATCGACGGCAACTTCGGCGCCACAGCCGGGGTTGCCGAGATGCTGGTGCAGAGCCACCTGGACGTCGTCGAGCTGCTGCCCGCCCTGCCGTCGGCCTGGGACACCGGCTCGGTGGCCGGACTCCGGGCCCGAGGCGACGTAACGGTGGACGTCGAGTGGGCGGCGGGCGTGCCGACCAGGGCGGAGCTGCACACGGGCCGGGACGGTCCGCTGCGTATCGCCGTCGGACGCTTCGCGGCCGGCGCGGACGCCGTGGCGGTCACCGACTCCGCAGGCGCCGCCGTCGAGGCCGACCGGGACGGCGCGACGCTGCTGATCGAGGCGACGGCGGGGGAGACGTACACGGTGACGGGCTGA
- a CDS encoding ABC transporter permease has product MTDTVESTGARPQAVRRGPLAGRLRELALLPAIVALLVAGAFVHPNFLSYANLISILGASAALAMLVLAESLVLISGKFDLSVESTAGLAPALGALLVLPVASSGLGAELPAAVGLLAAVVAGALVGLLNAVLIVRFQLNAFIVTLAMLIVLRGLHVGLTEGQTLFDMPEVFFAVATTTFLGIPMSVWLAAAAFAVAGLLLRRHRLGRALYAIGGNREAARTAGIRVDRVLLGVYVIAGALAAVGGLILTGYVGAISANQGENLVFTVFAAAVIGGISLDGGRGTMLGALTGVLLLGVVNNLLTLAQVSSFWIQAIQGGLILLALMVARLASGRGQT; this is encoded by the coding sequence GTGACCGACACCGTGGAGTCGACCGGCGCCCGGCCGCAGGCAGTCCGGCGCGGGCCGTTGGCAGGCAGGCTGCGGGAACTGGCCCTGCTACCCGCGATCGTCGCCCTGCTCGTCGCGGGCGCCTTCGTCCACCCCAACTTCCTGTCCTACGCCAACCTGATCAGCATCCTCGGCGCCTCGGCCGCCCTGGCGATGCTGGTGCTCGCCGAGTCGCTGGTGTTGATCTCCGGGAAGTTCGACCTCTCCGTGGAGTCCACCGCAGGCCTGGCACCCGCGCTGGGCGCGCTCCTAGTGCTGCCGGTCGCCTCATCGGGACTCGGTGCCGAGCTGCCCGCCGCCGTCGGCCTGCTCGCCGCCGTCGTCGCGGGGGCGCTGGTCGGGCTGCTCAACGCCGTGTTGATCGTCCGCTTCCAGCTCAACGCCTTCATCGTGACGCTGGCGATGCTCATCGTGCTGCGCGGCCTGCACGTCGGCCTCACCGAGGGCCAGACCCTCTTCGACATGCCGGAGGTTTTCTTCGCCGTCGCGACCACGACCTTCCTCGGCATTCCGATGTCGGTGTGGCTGGCCGCCGCCGCGTTCGCGGTGGCCGGGCTGCTGCTGCGCCGACACCGCCTCGGCCGCGCGCTGTACGCCATCGGCGGCAACCGGGAGGCGGCCAGGACGGCGGGCATCCGCGTCGACCGGGTGCTGCTGGGCGTGTATGTCATCGCGGGCGCCTTAGCCGCCGTGGGCGGCCTGATCCTGACCGGCTATGTCGGCGCGATCAGCGCCAACCAGGGGGAGAACCTCGTCTTCACCGTGTTCGCGGCGGCGGTGATCGGCGGCATCAGCCTGGACGGCGGGCGGGGGACGATGCTCGGCGCGCTGACCGGCGTGCTGCTGCTGGGGGTCGTGAACAACCTGCTGACTCTCGCCCAGGTGTCCTCGTTCTGGATTCAGGCCATCCAGGGCGGACTGATCCTCCTCGCGCTGATGGTCGCCCGACTCGCCAGCGGCCGAGGGCAGACCTGA
- a CDS encoding helix-turn-helix domain-containing protein — MVEDASHVGAAIRRARLAANLTQPRLARQAAVSLSLLGKVECGDRVATHALLAAVSRALKIPVERLTGQPYADNHRDEQTHRAVEALRTVLRHYDLPGDVTPRPLAALTADVESIARMRRNAQYGALAARLPSLVEELTAASQLAGTTNAHHVFGLLVTVYHATHTLLHRLGYADLAESVEHHLAHAAHRASDPLAGGLAHWARVQSFQSAGDYAHGLRLMDAARAELDDTLRAPDEAAITVYGSLHLRSVTLASRAGDADTARSHLAAARDLARDLNTDHVHYGLTFGPANITTHEVAAHVELGDGAAALTAATGWAPPRTMPRTRRGHHHLDLARAHLILGDRHSCLNALQHAKHIAPQQTRLHPMVRETTSVLISLYRRSHPELSHYADWLGLTA, encoded by the coding sequence ATGGTCGAGGACGCATCCCATGTCGGCGCCGCCATTCGTCGCGCACGACTGGCCGCCAACCTCACCCAACCCCGGCTTGCCAGGCAGGCCGCCGTCTCACTCAGTCTTCTCGGCAAGGTCGAATGCGGCGATCGGGTCGCGACACACGCTCTGCTCGCCGCCGTGTCGCGGGCGTTGAAGATTCCGGTCGAGCGACTCACCGGCCAGCCCTATGCCGACAATCACCGTGACGAACAGACCCACCGCGCCGTGGAGGCGTTACGCACGGTACTGCGGCACTACGACCTGCCCGGCGACGTCACGCCGCGCCCGCTGGCCGCGCTGACCGCCGACGTCGAGTCGATCGCCCGGATGCGACGCAACGCCCAGTACGGCGCGCTAGCCGCGCGGCTGCCCTCACTGGTGGAGGAGCTGACCGCCGCGAGCCAGCTGGCGGGAACCACCAACGCACACCACGTCTTCGGGCTGCTGGTCACCGTCTATCACGCCACGCACACCCTGCTGCACCGCCTCGGCTACGCCGACCTCGCCGAGTCCGTCGAACACCATCTCGCCCACGCCGCCCACCGGGCGAGCGATCCGCTGGCGGGCGGACTCGCGCACTGGGCACGAGTGCAGAGCTTCCAGTCGGCGGGCGACTACGCCCACGGGCTTCGCCTGATGGACGCCGCCCGCGCCGAGCTCGACGACACGCTGCGGGCGCCCGACGAGGCGGCCATCACCGTCTACGGGAGCCTGCATCTGCGCTCGGTCACCCTCGCCTCGCGGGCGGGCGACGCGGACACGGCACGATCGCACCTGGCCGCCGCGCGTGACCTGGCCAGGGATCTGAACACCGACCACGTCCACTATGGGCTGACCTTCGGCCCGGCGAACATCACCACCCACGAGGTGGCCGCGCACGTCGAACTGGGCGACGGCGCGGCGGCGCTCACCGCCGCGACGGGCTGGGCGCCGCCACGCACGATGCCCAGGACCCGCCGGGGACATCACCATCTCGACCTGGCGCGGGCGCACCTGATCCTCGGCGACCGACACAGCTGTCTCAACGCGCTCCAGCACGCGAAGCACATCGCACCCCAGCAGACGAGGTTGCATCCGATGGTGCGGGAGACCACCTCGGTGCTGATCAGCCTGTATCGCAGGTCGCACCCCGAGCTGTCGCACTACGCGGACTGGCTGGGGCTCACCGCCTGA
- a CDS encoding sugar ABC transporter ATP-binding protein yields MTHPKSTPPPGVEPPLVEAVAVHRRYGSTVALDDVGLRVVAGRSHALVGRNGAGKSTLVRLLTGLERPDTGEVRLGGRPAPPPADRDAWRRAVACVYQRPTVVPGLTVAENLFLNRQPTGRLGLVDWRRLRRAARELLDEWNVEVDVDRQVRELSIEDRQLVEIARALSFGARFIVLDEPTAQLDSAEIEQLFTRMRRLQEGGVTFLFISHHLREVYEVCQDVTVLRDARHVLTAPVDQLGRADLVAAMTGEAAELGTGLTAPRGGTEEPEVLRLTGFHGDRFAGVDLVVRAGEVVGLAGSSASGKVELAESLAGLRVAEGYLRLGGRICPTGDVPAALAAGVGCVPRDRHEQGLVPELSVAENATMTVTGRLGRAGFVSSRSRAAVAARSTEELDVHADGLDQPVASLSGGNQQKVVTARALATDPRLLVLINPTAGVDVKSKESLLDALDRVRAEGTAVVLVSDELDDLRRCDRVLVLLRGVIVAEHPAGWRDADLVSSIEGIST; encoded by the coding sequence ATGACGCATCCGAAGTCGACTCCTCCACCCGGCGTCGAGCCGCCGCTCGTCGAGGCCGTCGCCGTGCACCGCCGCTACGGCTCCACCGTCGCCCTCGACGACGTCGGTCTCCGTGTGGTCGCAGGCCGATCGCACGCCCTGGTGGGTCGCAACGGAGCCGGGAAGTCCACCCTGGTCCGACTGCTCACCGGGCTGGAACGGCCCGATACGGGCGAGGTCCGTCTCGGCGGGCGCCCCGCCCCGCCGCCCGCCGACCGCGACGCGTGGCGGAGGGCCGTGGCCTGCGTCTACCAGCGACCGACCGTGGTGCCGGGCCTGACCGTCGCCGAGAACCTGTTCCTCAACCGGCAGCCGACGGGTCGGCTCGGGCTGGTGGACTGGCGACGACTGCGCCGCGCGGCACGGGAGCTGCTCGACGAATGGAACGTCGAGGTCGACGTGGACCGGCAGGTGCGGGAGCTGTCGATCGAGGACCGGCAGCTGGTCGAGATCGCCAGGGCCCTCTCCTTCGGTGCCCGGTTCATCGTGCTGGACGAGCCGACCGCGCAGCTCGACAGCGCCGAGATCGAGCAGCTCTTCACTAGGATGCGGCGCCTCCAGGAGGGCGGCGTCACCTTCCTGTTCATCTCGCACCACCTGCGCGAGGTCTACGAGGTGTGTCAGGACGTCACCGTCCTGCGCGACGCCCGCCACGTGCTTACCGCACCGGTCGATCAGCTGGGTCGGGCCGACCTGGTCGCGGCGATGACCGGGGAGGCGGCGGAGCTGGGCACCGGCCTGACCGCGCCGAGGGGCGGGACGGAGGAGCCGGAGGTCCTGCGCCTGACCGGCTTCCACGGTGATCGCTTCGCCGGAGTCGACCTCGTCGTGCGCGCGGGCGAGGTCGTCGGCCTGGCGGGCAGCAGCGCCAGCGGGAAGGTCGAGCTGGCCGAGTCGCTCGCGGGTCTGCGCGTCGCCGAGGGCTACCTGCGGCTGGGCGGTCGAATCTGTCCCACCGGCGACGTTCCCGCCGCGCTGGCGGCAGGCGTCGGCTGCGTGCCCCGCGACCGCCACGAACAGGGCCTGGTCCCCGAGCTGTCGGTGGCGGAGAACGCCACCATGACCGTCACCGGCCGACTCGGCCGGGCCGGGTTCGTCTCGTCGCGCTCCCGCGCCGCCGTCGCCGCGCGGTCGACCGAGGAGCTGGACGTGCATGCCGACGGCCTCGATCAGCCGGTGGCGTCGCTCTCCGGCGGCAATCAGCAGAAGGTGGTCACCGCCCGCGCACTAGCCACCGATCCCCGCCTGCTGGTGTTGATCAACCCCACCGCAGGCGTGGACGTGAAGTCCAAGGAGTCGCTGCTCGACGCACTCGACCGGGTGCGCGCCGAGGGGACGGCCGTGGTCCTCGTCTCCGACGAACTCGACGACCTCCGGCGCTGTGATCGCGTCCTGGTCCTGCTCCGAGGCGTGATCGTCGCGGAGCATCCGGCGGGCTGGCGAGACGCGGACCTGGTGTCCTCGATCGAAGGGATCTCGACGTGA